One segment of Streptomyces bathyalis DNA contains the following:
- a CDS encoding TIGR03086 family metal-binding protein: MELIDAFETAFKEWDRLVHEVGERQWDDPTPCSDWNVRDLVNHLVGEHLWAPHLLNGETLAEVGDRFDGDVVGDAPVAAWEEAGSASHSAFHRKGALRGSVHVTGGKTPASEYGWQMTTDLAVHGWDLAQGIGVRSRMPDELADAVHDHIAPQAGSWHESGIFDPPVPVPDDAVPQDRLVALLGRHP; the protein is encoded by the coding sequence ATGGAACTGATCGACGCCTTCGAGACAGCCTTCAAGGAATGGGACCGGCTCGTCCACGAGGTCGGTGAGCGGCAGTGGGACGACCCCACCCCGTGCAGCGACTGGAACGTGCGGGACCTGGTCAACCACCTGGTCGGCGAGCACCTTTGGGCGCCGCACCTGCTGAACGGCGAGACGCTCGCCGAAGTCGGCGACCGCTTCGACGGCGACGTGGTCGGCGACGCCCCGGTCGCGGCGTGGGAGGAGGCGGGCAGCGCGTCGCACTCGGCGTTCCACCGGAAGGGGGCGCTGCGCGGGAGCGTGCACGTCACCGGAGGGAAGACGCCGGCGTCGGAGTACGGCTGGCAGATGACGACGGACCTCGCCGTGCACGGATGGGACCTGGCACAGGGCATCGGCGTGCGGTCGCGGATGCCGGACGAACTCGCCGACGCGGTCCACGACCACATCGCACCGCAGGCCGGAAGCTGGCACGAGAGCGGGATCTTCGACCCGCCGGTGCCGGTGCCGGACGACGCGGTGCCGCAGGACCGGCTGGTGGCGCTGCTCGGACGGCACCCCTGA
- a CDS encoding LacI family DNA-binding transcriptional regulator: protein MATISDVARTAGVSPATVSRVFNGGRVTAERAERVRKAAADLGFSPNRVARSLRMQRASVIGLLIPDIENPFFTSLARGVEDAAQRTNLSVVLCNTDEDVEKEHRYLDIALAEQMAGVIVAAASRRRTDLSALATRGMPVVAVDRRPRAAEVDAVMVDNQHGGEDATAHLLERGYARVACITGPAGASTSEDRLAGYRAAMHEAGFPDEWTRAHTRHADFRVDGGYAAMRELLALRTPPDAVFVANNLMTVGALQALREAGVEPPGFGILSFGDVPWASLVRPPLTTVQLPAYDMGASAAALLQDRLAGSDKPLQTVVLRTVLQPRESTMGPGARS from the coding sequence GTGGCAACCATCAGCGACGTGGCACGGACCGCCGGGGTCTCGCCCGCGACCGTCTCCCGGGTCTTCAACGGCGGTCGCGTCACCGCCGAACGCGCCGAGCGTGTCCGCAAGGCCGCCGCCGACCTCGGATTCTCGCCGAACCGGGTCGCCCGCTCGCTGCGCATGCAGCGCGCCAGCGTCATCGGCCTGCTGATCCCGGACATCGAGAACCCGTTCTTCACCTCGCTCGCGCGCGGCGTCGAGGACGCGGCCCAGCGCACGAACCTCTCCGTCGTGCTCTGCAACACCGATGAGGACGTCGAGAAGGAGCACCGCTATCTCGACATCGCCCTCGCCGAGCAGATGGCGGGCGTGATCGTGGCCGCCGCCTCCCGCAGGCGCACCGACCTGTCCGCGCTCGCCACACGGGGCATGCCCGTCGTCGCCGTCGACCGGCGCCCGCGCGCGGCCGAGGTCGACGCGGTCATGGTCGACAACCAGCACGGCGGCGAGGACGCCACCGCCCATCTCCTCGAACGCGGTTACGCGAGGGTCGCCTGCATCACCGGCCCTGCCGGCGCCTCCACCTCCGAGGACCGCCTCGCCGGCTACCGGGCCGCGATGCACGAGGCCGGTTTCCCCGACGAGTGGACGCGCGCCCACACCCGGCACGCCGACTTCCGCGTGGACGGGGGCTACGCGGCCATGCGCGAGCTGCTCGCTCTCCGTACGCCGCCGGACGCGGTCTTCGTCGCCAACAACCTGATGACGGTCGGTGCCCTGCAGGCCCTGCGCGAAGCGGGGGTCGAGCCGCCCGGGTTCGGCATCCTCTCCTTCGGCGACGTGCCGTGGGCGTCCCTGGTCAGGCCGCCGCTGACCACCGTCCAACTACCCGCGTACGACATGGGAGCGTCCGCCGCCGCCCTGCTCCAGGACAGGCTGGCGGGCTCGGACAAGCCGCTCCAGACCGTCGTCCTGCGCACGGTCCTCCAGCCACGGGAGAGCACGATGGGACCGGGCGCGCGGAGCTGA
- a CDS encoding DUF1772 domain-containing protein, with product MLWCLQTASLIAATLTTGLSAGLYYGFACAVMPGLARAEDRTFVETMQRINTAIINGWFMLLFLGSLVLCVAAAALQVPRGGWATPLPWTVAALVLYVAVLVITARVNIPLNNALDAGDLPGALGELAAVRTAFEPAWVRWNLARAVVNTAAFACLAWALVRQG from the coding sequence ATGCTGTGGTGCCTGCAGACAGCGAGCCTCATCGCCGCGACCCTCACCACCGGCCTCAGCGCGGGGCTCTATTACGGCTTCGCCTGCGCGGTCATGCCGGGCCTGGCCCGTGCGGAGGACCGGACCTTCGTCGAGACGATGCAGCGCATCAACACGGCCATCATCAACGGCTGGTTCATGCTCCTCTTCCTCGGATCGCTGGTGCTGTGCGTCGCCGCCGCGGCGCTCCAGGTGCCGCGCGGGGGCTGGGCGACGCCGCTGCCCTGGACGGTCGCGGCGCTCGTCCTGTACGTGGCCGTGCTGGTCATCACGGCACGCGTCAACATCCCGCTCAACAACGCGCTCGACGCGGGCGATCTGCCGGGCGCCCTTGGCGAACTCGCCGCCGTGCGCACCGCCTTCGAGCCGGCCTGGGTCCGCTGGAACCTGGCCCGTGCGGTCGTGAACACGGCGGCCTTCGCCTGCCTGGCGTGGGCCCTGGTGCGGCAGGGCTGA
- a CDS encoding GNAT family N-acetyltransferase, protein MAVRHVTHDDYAELTARTRESAEMYRPWIPQREATPETFAEYIARCGGPTHEGFVICLCDTGGGTAEDTGAAGCSGHAHRIVGAVNINNIVRGTLQCGALGYVSYASTTGRGYMTEGLGLVIRHAFDEMGLHRLEANIQPGNVRSSRLVERLGFRREGHSPAFQLIDGEWRDHDRWAITSPG, encoded by the coding sequence GTGGCGGTCAGACACGTCACGCACGACGACTACGCGGAACTCACCGCCCGTACACGGGAGAGCGCCGAGATGTACCGGCCCTGGATTCCTCAACGGGAGGCGACTCCCGAGACGTTCGCCGAGTACATCGCCCGGTGCGGCGGGCCCACGCACGAGGGCTTCGTGATCTGCCTCTGCGACACCGGCGGCGGCACCGCGGAAGACACCGGCGCCGCGGGCTGTTCCGGTCACGCGCACCGGATCGTCGGCGCCGTCAACATCAACAACATCGTGCGGGGCACGCTGCAGTGCGGGGCGCTGGGCTACGTCTCGTACGCGTCCACCACCGGCCGCGGCTATATGACGGAGGGGCTGGGTCTCGTGATCCGCCACGCCTTCGACGAGATGGGCCTCCACCGCCTGGAGGCCAACATCCAGCCGGGGAACGTCCGTTCGTCCAGGCTCGTGGAGCGACTGGGCTTCCGGCGGGAAGGTCACTCACCGGCCTTCCAGCTCATCGACGGCGAGTGGCGCGATCACGACCGCTGGGCGATCACGTCCCCCGGATGA
- a CDS encoding VOC family protein, whose amino-acid sequence MITTDFSVGSPCWLDLGVRDSAAAKTFYGGVFGWTFQPFGSGEEEFGLFKSEGRNVAALGPLDEGARSAWMIYFNTPDVDAAVSKVRQAGGTVRVDPFDVNDQGRMAQFTDPQGAQFAAWQPGKTAGVEMVDEPNSLMWVELYTTDASAAKEFYKGLYGWDFTDMPMPGDESGTYTIIGPSGAPQERMHGGLMEVPQEALALAGGNPFWHPVFHTVDCDATIAKVTELGGNIVMGPEDAEGVGRMAVCLDPFGADFVVLKPSM is encoded by the coding sequence ATGATCACCACTGACTTTTCCGTTGGCTCCCCGTGCTGGCTCGATCTCGGTGTGAGGGATTCCGCCGCCGCGAAGACGTTCTACGGCGGGGTCTTCGGCTGGACTTTCCAGCCGTTCGGGTCGGGCGAGGAGGAGTTCGGCCTCTTCAAGTCCGAGGGGAGGAACGTCGCCGCTCTCGGCCCGCTCGACGAGGGCGCACGATCGGCGTGGATGATCTACTTCAACACGCCTGACGTGGATGCGGCGGTGTCGAAGGTCCGCCAGGCCGGAGGCACGGTCCGGGTCGATCCGTTCGACGTCAACGACCAAGGCCGGATGGCCCAGTTCACCGATCCGCAGGGCGCGCAGTTCGCCGCCTGGCAGCCGGGCAAGACGGCCGGCGTGGAGATGGTGGACGAGCCCAACTCGCTGATGTGGGTCGAGCTGTACACGACCGACGCCTCGGCGGCGAAGGAGTTCTACAAGGGCCTGTACGGCTGGGACTTCACGGACATGCCGATGCCCGGTGACGAGTCCGGCACGTACACGATCATCGGTCCCTCCGGCGCACCGCAGGAGCGGATGCACGGCGGCCTGATGGAGGTCCCGCAGGAGGCCCTCGCCCTGGCCGGCGGCAACCCGTTCTGGCACCCGGTCTTCCACACCGTCGACTGCGACGCGACGATCGCGAAGGTCACCGAGCTCGGCGGGAACATCGTCATGGGCCCGGAGGACGCCGAGGGCGTCGGCCGCATGGCCGTCTGCCTCGACCCCTTCGGCGCGGACTTCGTCGTCCTCAAGCCCTCCATGTGA
- a CDS encoding RNA polymerase sigma factor, which translates to MVTSSTATGKDAGSPDPSFDDVFCELLHRLYRRAAMLAGSRQSAEDAVHEVYLKLAARPEKFLAHPEPYAYAFSALLSVVRDGWRKEKRQVLVADVEFIGESGGAHGRDGAATAGAPPPGAQWDDGGLERRTSELETVRLLRQLTVRQAGVVVLVDLDGYTIDQAAKILGLHRGTVALTRRRALDKLRGALHPRPGRAERPGRAGRKDRAGGERHAC; encoded by the coding sequence GTGGTCACTTCTTCCACCGCCACCGGTAAGGACGCCGGCTCTCCCGACCCCTCGTTCGACGACGTCTTCTGCGAGCTGCTGCACCGGCTCTACCGACGGGCGGCCATGCTCGCCGGGTCCCGGCAGTCGGCGGAGGACGCCGTGCACGAGGTGTACCTGAAACTGGCCGCGCGACCGGAGAAGTTCCTCGCGCACCCCGAGCCCTACGCGTATGCGTTCTCCGCCCTCCTCAGCGTGGTCCGCGACGGCTGGCGCAAGGAGAAGCGCCAAGTGCTCGTCGCGGACGTCGAGTTCATCGGCGAGAGCGGCGGGGCCCACGGCAGGGACGGCGCCGCGACGGCGGGTGCGCCTCCGCCCGGCGCCCAATGGGACGACGGCGGACTGGAGCGGCGGACCTCGGAGCTCGAAACGGTGCGTCTGCTGCGGCAGTTGACCGTGCGGCAGGCAGGCGTCGTCGTGCTGGTGGACCTCGACGGCTACACCATCGACCAGGCGGCGAAGATCCTCGGTCTGCACCGCGGCACGGTCGCGCTGACCCGGAGGCGTGCGCTGGACAAGCTGCGGGGTGCACTGCACCCACGGCCCGGCCGCGCGGAACGGCCCGGCCGGGCCGGCCGCAAGGACCGGGCGGGAGGGGAGCGCCATGCGTGCTGA
- a CDS encoding DUF6226 family protein, whose protein sequence is MAGPAPVGCDACDSGSELLLEDFDSYVLAVVGGEFVHIGRGEDTIVSQGSGWSASGRFAASRRDPERLLRDARSGRSRHPLVRGEPWWCPHTSGTGRGLALRSGA, encoded by the coding sequence GTGGCCGGACCCGCACCCGTGGGGTGCGACGCGTGCGACAGCGGCTCGGAGCTGCTGCTGGAAGACTTCGACTCGTACGTACTGGCCGTCGTCGGCGGCGAGTTCGTCCACATCGGCAGGGGCGAGGACACGATCGTCTCGCAGGGGTCCGGCTGGTCGGCGAGCGGCAGGTTCGCCGCGTCGCGCCGCGACCCGGAGCGCCTGCTGAGAGATGCCCGCTCCGGGCGGTCGAGGCATCCGTTGGTACGCGGCGAGCCGTGGTGGTGCCCTCACACATCTGGGACGGGGCGCGGCCTGGCCCTACGATCGGGCGCATGA
- a CDS encoding HD domain-containing protein, with amino-acid sequence MATNDDPGSGAAGPSPARRPARPTPETSDASGRTTHDRLLSRWNALLVSARDGREEPDPAPYGRNLIERWSEPQRHYHTADHLLDVLNRIDELAPHARGADVDTVLLAAWFHDAVYRPDRSENEERSASLAARALPEAGVSQARTDEVARLVRLTVSHDPEPDDIDGELLCDADLAVLAGPPDEYAGYAAAVRKEYAFVPDDAFMKGRAEVLGQLLGLPHLFRTPYAQERWEHVARRNLRTEMELLVKGD; translated from the coding sequence ATGGCGACAAACGACGATCCCGGATCCGGGGCCGCCGGCCCCTCACCCGCACGCCGACCCGCCCGCCCGACGCCCGAGACGTCCGATGCTTCCGGCCGCACGACCCACGACCGCCTGCTCTCGCGCTGGAACGCACTGCTCGTCAGCGCCCGCGACGGCCGGGAGGAGCCGGACCCCGCCCCCTACGGCCGGAACCTGATCGAGCGCTGGTCGGAACCCCAGCGCCACTACCACACGGCCGATCACCTGCTGGACGTCCTCAACCGCATCGACGAACTCGCCCCGCACGCACGGGGGGCGGACGTCGACACAGTGCTGCTCGCGGCGTGGTTCCACGACGCCGTCTACCGCCCCGACCGCAGCGAGAACGAGGAACGCAGCGCCTCCCTCGCGGCACGTGCACTCCCCGAGGCCGGGGTGTCGCAGGCCCGTACGGACGAAGTCGCCCGGCTGGTGCGGCTGACGGTGAGCCACGACCCGGAACCGGACGACATCGACGGGGAGTTGCTGTGCGACGCCGACCTCGCGGTGCTGGCCGGACCACCTGACGAGTACGCGGGGTACGCGGCGGCGGTGCGCAAGGAGTACGCCTTCGTGCCGGACGACGCCTTCATGAAGGGGCGGGCGGAGGTGCTGGGTCAACTCCTCGGCCTGCCACACCTGTTCCGCACTCCGTACGCACAGGAACGATGGGAACATGTGGCGCGCCGCAACCTGCGGACGGAGATGGAGTTGCTCGTCAAGGGGGATTGA
- a CDS encoding FGGY-family carbohydrate kinase, with translation MTLLLGIDIGTSSSKGVLTDAEGRIVAQAVREHRTSSPRPGWVEHDAQQIWWRDFTELAAELLAGALPGDHLAGIGVSGIGPCLLPADAGDSPLRPAILYGVDTRSGDQVAELTARYGQDEIMRRCGSALTSQALGPKFAWVRQREPDVYARMRRWYMASSYLVRRLTGAYVLDHHSASQCDPLHDLLGGGWIEEWCEEVAPGLEWPELVAPSQVVGEVTAEAAAATGIPAGTPVVAGTIDAWAESAAVGATGPGDLMLMYGTTMFLVNVVGEPVPDVRLWSTAGTYEDTYCLAAGMATSGAITAWLRDLTGADYTTLTQEAAELPPGAEGLLMLPYFAGERTPVFDPDARGVVAGLTLRHGRAHLYRAALEATAFGVRHNLGAMREAGGDLRRLVAVGGGARDLWTQIVTDVTGLEQTVPRHTIGAAHGDAFLAAVGTGLARKADIAEWNPAESLVRPEPARRAVYDQLYEHYLSLYPSTREVMHALAARQLADG, from the coding sequence ATGACACTGCTGCTCGGGATCGACATCGGCACCTCGAGCTCCAAGGGTGTCCTCACGGACGCCGAGGGCCGGATCGTGGCTCAGGCCGTGCGCGAGCACCGCACATCGAGCCCGCGGCCCGGCTGGGTCGAGCACGACGCGCAGCAGATCTGGTGGCGGGACTTCACGGAACTCGCCGCCGAACTCCTCGCCGGGGCCCTGCCGGGCGACCATCTCGCGGGCATCGGCGTCAGCGGCATCGGGCCGTGCCTGCTGCCCGCCGACGCCGGCGATTCGCCCCTGCGCCCGGCGATCCTCTACGGCGTCGACACCCGCTCCGGCGACCAGGTCGCCGAACTGACCGCCCGTTACGGCCAGGACGAGATCATGCGGCGCTGCGGCTCCGCCCTGACCAGCCAGGCCCTCGGTCCGAAGTTCGCGTGGGTGCGGCAGCGCGAGCCGGACGTGTACGCGCGGATGCGCCGCTGGTACATGGCGAGTTCGTATCTCGTACGCCGCCTCACCGGTGCGTACGTGCTCGACCACCACTCCGCCAGCCAGTGCGACCCGCTCCACGACCTGCTTGGCGGCGGCTGGATCGAGGAGTGGTGCGAGGAGGTGGCGCCCGGCCTGGAGTGGCCCGAACTCGTGGCGCCCTCACAGGTGGTGGGCGAGGTGACCGCAGAGGCGGCCGCCGCCACCGGCATCCCCGCCGGTACGCCCGTCGTCGCCGGCACCATCGACGCGTGGGCGGAGTCGGCCGCGGTCGGCGCCACAGGCCCCGGCGATCTCATGCTCATGTACGGGACGACGATGTTCCTGGTCAACGTCGTCGGCGAACCGGTGCCGGACGTACGGCTGTGGTCCACCGCGGGGACCTATGAGGACACGTACTGCCTCGCGGCCGGCATGGCCACGTCCGGGGCGATCACCGCCTGGCTGCGCGATCTGACCGGCGCGGACTACACGACGCTCACCCAGGAGGCCGCCGAACTGCCGCCGGGCGCCGAAGGGTTGCTGATGCTGCCCTATTTCGCGGGTGAGCGAACGCCGGTCTTCGACCCCGACGCCCGCGGCGTCGTCGCCGGGCTGACCCTCCGCCACGGACGCGCGCATCTCTACCGTGCCGCCCTGGAGGCCACGGCTTTCGGCGTACGGCACAACCTGGGTGCGATGCGCGAGGCGGGCGGCGACCTGCGGCGGCTCGTGGCGGTCGGCGGCGGGGCGCGGGATCTGTGGACGCAGATCGTCACCGACGTCACCGGCCTGGAGCAGACCGTGCCGCGCCACACCATCGGCGCCGCACACGGCGACGCCTTCCTCGCGGCGGTCGGCACGGGGCTGGCCCGCAAGGCGGACATCGCGGAGTGGAACCCCGCGGAGTCGCTCGTCCGTCCCGAACCCGCCCGCCGCGCGGTCTACGACCAGCTGTACGAGCACTATCTGAGCCTGTATCCCTCCACGCGCGAGGTGATGCACGCGCTCGCTGCCCGCCAACTCGCGGACGGGTAG
- a CDS encoding AAA family ATPase, translating to MTTYELLLIGGGAGVGKTTVAWEVSAVLQAEGTAHCLIEGDYMDQIHPAPDDDPHRAAITERNTAAVWANYAALGQRRLIYTNTVSVLEEPMIRRAMGGGGIRSTCVLLTADEATVRERLAQREIGSQFAAHVERSLRMARHLSERAPADTVRIPTDARSVRDIALDVLHAAAW from the coding sequence ATGACCACTTACGAACTGTTGCTCATCGGCGGCGGTGCGGGCGTCGGGAAGACGACGGTCGCATGGGAGGTGTCCGCGGTGCTGCAGGCGGAGGGAACGGCGCACTGTCTGATCGAGGGCGACTACATGGACCAGATTCACCCCGCCCCCGACGACGACCCTCACCGTGCGGCGATCACCGAGCGGAACACGGCCGCGGTCTGGGCGAATTACGCGGCTCTCGGCCAGCGTCGCCTCATCTACACGAACACGGTGAGCGTCCTGGAGGAGCCGATGATCCGACGGGCCATGGGCGGCGGCGGGATCAGGTCCACCTGTGTCCTGCTCACAGCCGATGAGGCCACCGTGAGGGAGCGGCTCGCCCAACGGGAGATCGGCTCCCAGTTCGCCGCTCACGTCGAGCGGAGCCTCCGCATGGCACGACATCTGAGTGAGCGCGCTCCTGCGGACACCGTCCGGATACCGACGGACGCCCGGTCGGTGCGGGACATCGCCCTCGATGTGCTCCACGCAGCCGCCTGGTAG
- a CDS encoding NAD-dependent epimerase/dehydratase family protein, translating to MKIAVLGGSGHVGSFLVPRLVEEGHDVVVVSRGRRKPYRPHGAWRRVTTVVIDREESEADGSFGPAIADLGADVVIDMICFREESARQLVEALAGRVQHFLHCGTIWVYGPSGQVPAVESEPRRPLEEYGRGKAEIEAYLLDQARRNGFPATVIHPGHITGPGWVPINPAGHLNLSVFQALADGAEVTLPNFGMETLHHVHADDVAQVFTAAMANRSAAVGESFHAVAPTALTLRGYAEAVSGWFGHEPRLAFLPWEQWRTTVDEGDAEATYSHIAHSPHRSMEKASRLLGHRPRYTALEAIEEAVDALVAEDRIKRRE from the coding sequence ATGAAGATCGCGGTGCTCGGTGGCAGCGGACATGTCGGCTCCTTCCTCGTCCCACGCCTGGTCGAGGAGGGCCACGACGTCGTCGTGGTGAGCCGCGGGCGGCGCAAGCCGTACCGTCCGCACGGTGCCTGGCGGCGCGTGACGACGGTGGTGATCGACCGCGAGGAGTCGGAGGCCGACGGCTCGTTCGGGCCCGCGATCGCCGACCTCGGCGCGGACGTCGTCATCGACATGATCTGCTTCCGCGAGGAAAGCGCACGTCAGCTGGTCGAGGCGCTCGCCGGCCGCGTACAGCACTTCCTGCACTGCGGGACGATCTGGGTGTACGGGCCGAGCGGGCAGGTCCCCGCCGTCGAGTCCGAGCCGAGGCGCCCGCTGGAGGAGTACGGCCGGGGCAAGGCGGAGATCGAGGCGTATCTGCTGGACCAGGCACGCCGGAACGGCTTCCCCGCCACCGTGATTCACCCCGGTCACATCACCGGGCCGGGATGGGTGCCGATCAACCCGGCCGGCCACCTCAACCTGAGCGTGTTCCAGGCCCTCGCCGACGGGGCGGAGGTCACGCTCCCCAACTTCGGGATGGAGACCCTGCACCACGTCCACGCCGACGATGTCGCGCAGGTGTTCACGGCGGCGATGGCCAACCGGTCAGCGGCCGTCGGGGAAAGCTTCCACGCGGTGGCGCCCACGGCCCTGACCCTGCGCGGTTACGCCGAGGCCGTCTCCGGATGGTTCGGGCACGAGCCGCGGCTGGCGTTCCTGCCCTGGGAGCAGTGGCGCACCACGGTCGACGAAGGGGACGCCGAGGCGACGTACAGCCACATCGCGCACAGCCCGCACCGGAGCATGGAGAAGGCGAGCAGGCTGCTCGGCCACCGGCCCCGCTACACCGCGCTCGAAGCGATCGAGGAGGCCGTGGACGCGCTCGTCGCGGAGGACCGCATCAAGCGCCGCGAGTGA
- a CDS encoding copper homeostasis protein CutC, translating into MSRPISESVSHAASAPVLEVIALDAEDALAACAGGADRLELVTGMAADGLTPSTETFARVRAAVALPVRVMLRGGAGFAAGGDAALEALCGHAQRLLAEGADEFVLGFLDEAGAPDLGAISLLDDVVDGRPWTFHRAVDHTPDREGLRKALAVWADGGDRAGQGGGAGRKRRGPDAFLTAGSPLGVDEGLDVLRSEAARTAAREPGFEPDNIAGGGLRLEHVAELAAAGITAFHIGGAARRSGWSGPVDAGLVRQWREALDA; encoded by the coding sequence ATGTCTAGACCAATTTCAGAGTCGGTTTCCCACGCAGCCTCCGCGCCGGTTCTCGAGGTGATCGCGCTCGACGCGGAGGACGCACTGGCGGCGTGCGCGGGAGGTGCCGACCGTCTCGAACTGGTCACCGGCATGGCCGCCGACGGACTGACGCCCTCGACCGAGACCTTCGCCCGCGTCCGCGCCGCCGTCGCCCTCCCCGTCCGGGTCATGCTGCGCGGCGGCGCCGGATTCGCGGCCGGCGGCGACGCGGCCCTGGAGGCGCTCTGCGGACATGCGCAGCGGCTGCTGGCCGAGGGCGCCGACGAGTTCGTGCTGGGGTTCCTCGACGAGGCGGGCGCGCCCGACCTGGGCGCGATCTCCCTGCTCGACGACGTGGTCGACGGCCGCCCGTGGACCTTCCACCGCGCCGTCGACCACACCCCGGACCGCGAGGGCCTGCGCAAGGCGCTCGCGGTGTGGGCGGACGGCGGGGATCGGGCAGGACAGGGCGGGGGCGCGGGGCGGAAGAGGCGAGGTCCGGACGCCTTCCTCACGGCCGGCTCTCCGCTGGGAGTCGACGAGGGTCTGGACGTGCTGCGCTCGGAGGCGGCGCGAACTGCCGCCCGCGAACCGGGATTCGAGCCGGACAACATCGCCGGCGGCGGGCTCCGCCTGGAGCACGTGGCCGAACTCGCGGCCGCGGGCATCACCGCCTTCCACATCGGGGGCGCGGCCCGGCGGAGCGGCTGGTCCGGCCCGGTCGACGCCGGACTCGTCAGGCAGTGGCGCGAGGCCCTGGACGCGTGA